One region of Microbacterium sufflavum genomic DNA includes:
- a CDS encoding ArsR/SmtB family transcription factor, translating into MEDISVITAVHHPLRRRMYDYLLLYGTCQVTTLARALDSQVGSISHHLRMLERAGVVERAPDESDDRRTSWWRVARRGLTWSVDDFADSPADALLAREAQRQGIRMQIDRLQRWHRHRDDPAYAGYDASNTETTAWASPDELRDLSARLLQTIREWQGGIALDDGQERVPVFVFAHAFPTEP; encoded by the coding sequence GTGGAAGACATCTCCGTGATCACCGCCGTGCACCACCCGCTGCGCCGCCGCATGTACGACTACCTCCTGCTCTACGGCACGTGCCAGGTGACCACGCTCGCGCGCGCCCTCGACAGTCAGGTCGGCAGCATCAGCCATCACCTGCGCATGCTCGAACGCGCGGGCGTCGTCGAACGCGCGCCCGATGAGTCGGACGACCGCCGCACCAGCTGGTGGCGGGTGGCCCGACGAGGGCTCACCTGGTCGGTGGACGACTTCGCCGACTCCCCCGCCGATGCGCTGCTCGCCCGCGAGGCGCAACGCCAGGGCATCCGCATGCAGATCGACCGGCTCCAGCGCTGGCACCGGCACCGGGACGACCCCGCCTATGCCGGGTACGACGCATCCAACACCGAGACCACCGCGTGGGCCTCCCCCGACGAGCTGCGGGACCTCTCCGCGCGGCTGCTGCAGACCATCCGCGAGTGGCAGGGCGGCATCGCCCTGGACGACGGCCAGGAGCGCGTGCCGGTTTTCGTGTTCGCCCACGCATTCCCCACGGAGCCCTGA
- a CDS encoding DUF4349 domain-containing protein: MNAQTPAEQLPELSDEAIARIEHAVFAEIAGERAPARPAEGKARRRRRAWLTGGGIAAAFVIGVLVTPPILHSVGGSAVSTVEGLSLPGDAVTESSTDSAPEGTTAVPPGSVPGDGARSDTSGGMLPGVTLPGAATADAGRDIIATAQATVQVKSIPDAADAIAALAEEHGGYVESTEVGKALAADDTRAPAPADSAYGWISIRVPSTDLTAVIAALGDTGEVLSSSTSKQDVTSTAIDLRARVDSTRASVERLTQLMAQSGSVSELIEAEVALTDRQAQLESYEQQLAALDDQVVMSSLQVQLTKATAPSTADPAGFGDGLLAGWNGLVVSLNALVIAVGFLLPWLAVAAVVVLVVWLIRRSRRTRRKHSEAPAARTGDEG; this comes from the coding sequence ATGAACGCACAGACTCCCGCCGAGCAGCTCCCCGAGCTGTCGGACGAGGCCATCGCCCGCATCGAGCACGCGGTGTTCGCCGAGATCGCCGGGGAGCGCGCTCCGGCGCGGCCGGCGGAGGGGAAGGCCCGTCGGCGCCGCCGCGCCTGGCTCACCGGGGGCGGGATCGCCGCGGCGTTCGTGATCGGCGTGCTCGTCACCCCGCCGATCCTGCACAGCGTCGGGGGCTCCGCGGTGTCGACGGTCGAGGGACTGAGCCTCCCGGGCGACGCGGTGACCGAGTCGTCGACCGACTCCGCGCCGGAGGGCACCACCGCGGTCCCGCCCGGCTCGGTGCCCGGCGACGGCGCGCGCTCCGACACGAGCGGCGGGATGCTGCCCGGAGTGACGCTGCCGGGGGCCGCCACGGCGGACGCCGGCCGCGACATCATCGCGACCGCGCAGGCCACGGTGCAGGTGAAGAGCATCCCCGACGCGGCGGACGCCATCGCCGCGCTGGCCGAGGAGCACGGCGGCTACGTCGAGAGCACCGAGGTGGGCAAGGCGCTCGCGGCGGACGACACCCGCGCGCCCGCGCCCGCCGACTCCGCGTACGGCTGGATCAGCATCCGCGTTCCCTCCACCGACCTCACCGCCGTGATCGCGGCGCTCGGCGACACCGGTGAGGTGCTGTCGTCCTCCACGTCGAAGCAGGATGTGACGTCGACCGCGATCGACCTGCGGGCACGCGTCGACTCGACCAGGGCGTCGGTCGAACGGCTCACGCAGCTCATGGCGCAGTCGGGCAGCGTGTCGGAGCTCATCGAGGCCGAGGTGGCGCTCACCGACCGGCAAGCGCAGCTGGAGTCGTACGAGCAGCAGCTCGCTGCCCTCGACGATCAGGTGGTGATGTCGTCGCTGCAGGTGCAGCTGACGAAGGCCACCGCGCCGAGCACGGCTGACCCCGCTGGTTTCGGCGACGGTCTCCTTGCGGGGTGGAACGGCCTCGTCGTGTCGCTGAACGCACTGGTCATCGCGGTGGGCTTCCTGCTCCCCTGGCTGGCGGTCGCCGCAGTGGTCGTGCTCGTGGTCTGGCTGATCCGTCGGTCGCGTCGCACCCGCCGGAAGCACTCCGAGGCACCGGCCGCGCGCACGGGCGACGAGGGCTGA
- a CDS encoding RNA polymerase sigma factor gives MPSQTTDQRWAAQAAAGDEGAFRELYRAHVRPVYWIAQGILASPADAEDVTQETFVVAWRKLPGLELQGESILPWLATICRFQAANRLRQRRRDRAHTADAVDEDLASTVSVEEQVITAALAARIAAEVGTLSELDREIFRLCAAEGYAYQAAAEELGVTHAVVRNRLSRVRTQLRGAVKEVKDA, from the coding sequence ATGCCTTCCCAGACGACTGATCAAAGGTGGGCGGCCCAGGCCGCAGCCGGCGACGAGGGTGCCTTCCGCGAGCTCTACCGGGCCCATGTGCGGCCCGTGTACTGGATCGCGCAGGGCATCCTCGCCTCCCCCGCCGATGCCGAGGACGTGACCCAGGAGACGTTCGTGGTCGCGTGGCGCAAGCTCCCCGGCCTGGAGCTGCAGGGCGAGTCGATCCTGCCCTGGCTCGCGACGATCTGCCGGTTCCAGGCGGCGAACCGCCTGCGCCAGCGTCGCCGCGACCGGGCGCACACGGCGGACGCGGTCGACGAGGATCTGGCGAGCACGGTCAGCGTGGAGGAGCAGGTCATCACGGCCGCGCTCGCCGCGCGGATCGCTGCCGAGGTGGGCACGCTGAGCGAGCTCGACCGGGAGATCTTCCGGCTGTGCGCGGCGGAGGGCTACGCCTATCAGGCCGCAGCGGAGGAGCTCGGGGTCACGCACGCCGTCGTCCGGAACCGTCTCTCGCGAGTGCGCACGCAGTTGCGCGGCGCCGTGAAGGAAGTGAAAGACGCATGA
- a CDS encoding TerC/Alx family metal homeostasis membrane protein, whose translation MDIPVWFEITSMVVLTIILIGDLLLIRLRPHIPSTKESTLWVVFYVGLALLFAVLLGNVGGWQNAGDFITGWALEYSLSVDNLFVFVLIMAQFAVPRRLQQQVLMVGIIIALILRGLFILVGVAVIENFSPIFYVFGAFLVYTAIRQAMPEGDHEDEVKRENFIVRLLRRRIDISEAYDGSKIRTTVDGKRMWTPMVIVFITIGVTDLIFAIDSIPAIFEITTNGFLVFAANIFALMGLRQLYFLLGDLLDRLRYLHYGIAVILGFIGIKLILHALHVNELPFINGGQHVEWVPDIDNMVSLGVILVSMTVATVASLVASSREKRAERRSAPVGD comes from the coding sequence TTGGACATCCCCGTCTGGTTCGAGATCACCTCGATGGTCGTGCTCACGATCATCCTGATCGGCGACCTCCTGCTCATCCGGCTGCGGCCGCACATCCCCTCGACGAAGGAGTCGACCCTCTGGGTGGTGTTCTACGTCGGGCTCGCGCTGCTGTTCGCGGTGCTGCTGGGAAACGTCGGCGGCTGGCAGAACGCGGGCGACTTCATCACGGGCTGGGCGCTCGAATACAGTCTCTCGGTCGACAACCTGTTCGTGTTCGTGCTGATCATGGCGCAGTTCGCCGTGCCGCGTCGGCTGCAGCAGCAGGTGCTGATGGTCGGCATCATCATCGCGCTGATCCTGCGCGGACTGTTCATCCTGGTCGGCGTCGCGGTGATCGAGAACTTCTCGCCGATCTTCTACGTGTTCGGCGCCTTCCTGGTCTACACCGCGATCCGCCAGGCCATGCCGGAGGGCGACCACGAGGACGAGGTCAAGCGCGAGAACTTCATCGTGCGACTGCTGCGTCGCCGCATCGACATCAGCGAGGCGTACGACGGCTCGAAGATCCGCACGACCGTCGACGGGAAGCGCATGTGGACGCCCATGGTGATCGTGTTCATCACGATCGGCGTGACCGACCTCATCTTCGCGATCGACTCGATCCCGGCGATCTTCGAGATCACCACGAACGGCTTCCTCGTGTTCGCCGCGAACATCTTCGCGCTGATGGGGCTGCGGCAGCTGTACTTCCTCCTCGGCGATCTGCTCGACCGCCTGCGGTACCTCCACTACGGCATCGCCGTGATCCTCGGCTTCATCGGCATCAAGCTGATCCTGCACGCGCTGCACGTGAACGAGCTGCCGTTCATCAACGGCGGACAGCACGTGGAGTGGGTGCCCGACATCGACAACATGGTGTCCCTGGGCGTCATCCTCGTGTCGATGACGGTCGCCACGGTGGCCAGCCTCGTGGCGTCCTCGCGGGAGAAGCGCGCGGAGCGGCGCAGCGCCCCCGTCGGGGACTGA
- a CDS encoding LLM class flavin-dependent oxidoreductase: MTRPQHFGWFLARGFGPQGWGYPSLDWDYDWTRPEVYQEAARTLEQAGFDLVIIEDSPSLGSPETIDLRVRHAFGGPKHDPLLLAPYLFQATRHLGVVPTVNPAASLPYTSARQFATLHHLSGHRLGLNVVTDTGSARHFSDAPQLGHDEAYDRAEEWLDGIRSLWHSWDDGALVADRATDVYADGSRLRPVAHRGRHYAFDGPLNALPFTDGEPAIVSPGGSGRGLGFAGANSDVQLALAPLHEKSVRDYRARVHEAAVAKGRRPEDITILFAIQPVITSSSEEADRIVAASARPDDAALHQIARKQSSDLETDLTTLDLDRPLDLSIFGAHVSRGSIQRLIGDRGEDAPLRAHLTALARAGRLSDRTGFVGTADEFADLVEELGDWGNDGVLLWGDFHPVTLHRTLDELVPILRRRGLLRREYADGGLQANLRSF, from the coding sequence ATGACCAGGCCGCAGCACTTCGGATGGTTCCTCGCCCGCGGCTTCGGCCCGCAGGGGTGGGGCTACCCGTCCCTCGACTGGGACTACGACTGGACGCGGCCCGAGGTGTACCAGGAGGCCGCCCGCACGCTCGAGCAGGCGGGATTCGACCTCGTGATCATCGAGGACAGCCCCTCGCTCGGCTCGCCCGAGACCATCGACCTCCGGGTGCGCCACGCGTTCGGCGGACCGAAGCACGACCCGCTGCTGCTCGCGCCGTACCTCTTCCAGGCCACGCGACACCTCGGCGTGGTCCCCACCGTCAACCCCGCCGCATCGCTGCCGTACACGTCCGCGCGGCAGTTCGCCACGCTGCACCACCTGAGCGGCCATCGGCTCGGCCTCAACGTGGTCACTGACACCGGGAGCGCGCGGCACTTCTCCGACGCCCCGCAGCTCGGGCACGACGAGGCGTACGACCGCGCCGAGGAGTGGCTCGACGGCATCCGGTCGCTGTGGCACAGCTGGGACGACGGGGCGCTCGTCGCCGACCGCGCCACCGACGTGTACGCCGACGGCAGTCGCCTGCGACCCGTCGCGCATCGCGGCCGCCACTACGCGTTCGACGGACCGCTGAACGCCCTGCCCTTCACGGACGGGGAGCCCGCGATCGTCTCGCCCGGGGGCTCCGGACGCGGCCTGGGCTTCGCGGGAGCGAACTCCGACGTGCAGCTGGCCCTCGCCCCGCTGCACGAGAAGTCGGTGCGCGACTATCGCGCGAGAGTGCACGAGGCCGCGGTCGCGAAGGGCCGACGCCCCGAGGACATCACGATCCTGTTCGCCATCCAGCCCGTCATCACGTCGTCGAGCGAGGAGGCCGACCGCATCGTCGCCGCCTCCGCGCGCCCCGACGACGCCGCGCTGCACCAGATCGCCCGCAAGCAGTCGAGCGACCTGGAGACCGACCTCACCACGCTCGACCTCGACCGACCGCTCGACCTGTCGATCTTCGGTGCCCACGTGTCGCGCGGCAGCATCCAGCGGCTGATCGGGGACCGCGGCGAGGACGCCCCGCTGCGCGCTCACCTCACCGCTCTCGCGCGGGCGGGACGCCTCTCCGACCGGACGGGATTCGTGGGCACCGCGGACGAGTTCGCCGACCTCGTCGAGGAACTCGGCGACTGGGGCAACGACGGCGTGCTCCTGTGGGGAGACTTCCACCCCGTCACCCTGCACCGCACCCTCGACGAGCTCGTGCCGATCCTGCGCCGACGCGGGCTGCTCCGGCGCGAGTACGCCGACGGCGGGCTGCAGGCGAACCTGCGATCGTTCTGA
- a CDS encoding O-acetylhomoserine aminocarboxypropyltransferase/cysteine synthase family protein yields MTVDTARFATRAVHAARRRETAASRATPIYLTAGFEFDDFDHAADHFGTGTGFGYTRTGNPTVRAVERQLASLESGADAVLVASGQAAVTAAVLSVVGAGDHIVSSTHIYEGTRGLFLDNLARLGIETTFVDDIADPDAWREAIRPTTRALFAESLANARNDVLDVAAVSAIGDESAIPLIVDNTLPTPALLRPLEHGAAIVVHSASKFLAGHGSVLGGVIVDDGRFDADRAGHNAPHLVLPGRGGLPSVYARHGGNARIAYVRESVAPRFGASPSPLNAFLIGQGTETLGLRVERQSRNALAVARWLAAHDAVESVDYAGLPTHPHHATARRYLDGGFGSIFTVTLRGGLPAARRFVEEVEVFTHMTHIGDVRSLVLHPGTTSHAQRTDEERRVLGVAPGTLRLSIGIEDVDDLVADLARVLESVRETVA; encoded by the coding sequence ATGACCGTCGACACCGCCCGCTTCGCCACCCGTGCCGTCCACGCCGCACGCCGTCGCGAGACCGCTGCGTCGCGCGCGACCCCGATCTACCTCACGGCCGGCTTCGAGTTCGACGACTTCGACCACGCCGCCGACCACTTCGGCACGGGGACGGGATTCGGCTACACCCGCACCGGGAACCCGACGGTGCGCGCGGTCGAGCGCCAGCTCGCCTCGCTCGAGTCGGGGGCGGACGCGGTGCTCGTGGCGAGCGGTCAGGCCGCTGTGACCGCCGCGGTGCTGTCGGTCGTCGGAGCCGGCGACCACATCGTGTCGTCGACCCACATCTACGAGGGCACCCGGGGGCTCTTCCTCGACAACCTGGCCCGCCTCGGCATCGAGACCACGTTCGTCGACGACATCGCCGATCCAGACGCCTGGCGCGAGGCCATCCGTCCCACCACCCGCGCGCTGTTCGCCGAATCGCTCGCGAACGCCCGCAACGACGTGCTCGACGTCGCCGCAGTGAGCGCGATCGGCGACGAGTCCGCGATCCCGCTGATCGTGGACAACACCCTCCCCACTCCCGCCCTGCTGCGCCCGCTCGAGCACGGCGCAGCGATCGTCGTGCATTCCGCCTCCAAGTTCCTCGCCGGGCACGGCTCCGTGCTCGGCGGCGTGATCGTCGACGACGGCCGCTTCGACGCCGACCGCGCCGGACACAACGCCCCGCACCTCGTGCTCCCCGGCCGCGGCGGACTGCCGAGCGTGTACGCCCGCCACGGCGGCAACGCCCGCATCGCGTACGTGCGGGAGTCGGTCGCGCCGCGCTTCGGCGCCTCCCCCTCCCCGCTCAACGCCTTCCTCATCGGGCAGGGCACGGAGACGCTGGGGCTGCGGGTCGAGCGGCAGTCGCGCAACGCGCTCGCCGTCGCGCGCTGGCTCGCCGCGCACGACGCCGTGGAGAGCGTGGACTACGCCGGCCTCCCGACCCACCCGCACCATGCGACCGCACGACGCTACCTGGACGGCGGCTTCGGCTCGATCTTCACCGTCACGCTGCGCGGCGGCCTCCCCGCCGCGCGTCGTTTCGTGGAGGAGGTCGAGGTGTTCACGCACATGACCCACATCGGCGACGTGCGCTCGCTCGTGCTGCACCCGGGCACCACGAGCCACGCGCAGCGTACGGACGAGGAGCGCCGCGTGCTCGGCGTCGCACCGGGGACGCTGCGCCTCTCGATCGGCATCGAAGACGTCGACGACCTCGTGGCCGACCTGGCGCGCGTGCTCGAGTCGGTGCGGGAGACGGTGGCATGA
- the leuC gene encoding 3-isopropylmalate dehydratase large subunit: MTSPDSGAPSARRRTLAEKVWDDHLVVKGEDGQPDLIYIDLHLVHEVTSPQAFDGLRSEGRPLRRLDLTIATEDHNTPTWEIDKPIADLTSRTQIETLRRNAAEFGVRLHSLGDAEQGIVHVVGPQLGLTMPGITVVCGDSHTSTHGAFGAMAFGIGTSEVEHVMATQTLPLKPFKTMAITVEGTLRPGVTAKDIILAVIAKIGTGGGQGYVLEYRGSAIRALSMEGRMTICNMSIEAGARAGMVAPDETTFAYLEGRPHAPKGQDWEDAVAYWRTLPTDEGAEFDAEVFIDANELEPFVTWGTNPGQGSSLSAAVPDPAQIADPNERAAAERALEYMALTPGTPLKEVPVDAVFMGSCTNSRIEDLRAFASIIQGKKKADGVRVMVVPGSARVRLEAEAEGLDKVITDFGAEWRFAGCSMCLGMNPDQLAPGERCASTSNRNFEGRQGKGGRTHLVSPLVAAATAIRGTLSSPSDLTEEA; this comes from the coding sequence ATGACCAGCCCCGATTCCGGAGCCCCTTCCGCACGCCGCAGGACCCTCGCCGAGAAGGTCTGGGACGACCATCTCGTCGTGAAGGGCGAAGACGGCCAGCCCGACCTCATCTACATCGACCTGCACCTCGTGCACGAGGTCACCAGCCCGCAGGCCTTCGACGGTCTGCGCAGCGAGGGCCGCCCACTGCGCCGCCTCGACCTGACGATCGCGACCGAGGACCACAACACCCCGACGTGGGAGATCGACAAGCCGATCGCCGACCTCACCAGTCGCACGCAGATCGAGACGCTGCGCCGCAACGCGGCCGAATTCGGGGTGCGCCTGCACTCGCTGGGCGATGCCGAGCAGGGCATCGTGCACGTGGTGGGGCCGCAGCTGGGCCTGACGATGCCCGGCATCACGGTGGTGTGCGGCGACTCGCACACCTCGACCCACGGCGCGTTCGGCGCGATGGCGTTCGGCATCGGCACGAGCGAGGTCGAGCACGTCATGGCGACGCAGACCCTGCCGCTCAAGCCGTTCAAGACCATGGCCATCACGGTCGAGGGCACGCTGCGCCCCGGTGTCACGGCGAAGGACATCATCCTCGCGGTGATCGCGAAGATCGGCACGGGCGGCGGGCAGGGCTATGTGCTCGAGTACCGCGGCAGCGCGATCCGCGCCCTCTCGATGGAGGGCCGCATGACGATCTGCAACATGTCGATCGAGGCCGGAGCCCGCGCGGGCATGGTGGCGCCCGACGAGACGACCTTCGCGTACCTGGAGGGGCGGCCGCACGCACCGAAGGGCCAGGACTGGGAGGACGCGGTCGCGTACTGGCGCACGCTGCCGACCGACGAGGGTGCCGAGTTCGACGCGGAGGTCTTCATCGACGCGAACGAGCTCGAGCCGTTCGTCACGTGGGGTACGAACCCGGGACAGGGGAGCTCCCTCTCCGCCGCGGTGCCGGACCCCGCGCAGATCGCCGACCCGAACGAGCGCGCTGCCGCCGAGCGCGCGCTGGAGTACATGGCTCTGACGCCCGGCACTCCGCTCAAGGAGGTTCCGGTCGACGCCGTGTTCATGGGTTCCTGCACCAACAGCCGGATCGAGGACCTGCGCGCCTTCGCGTCGATCATCCAGGGCAAGAAGAAGGCCGACGGGGTCCGCGTGATGGTCGTGCCGGGCTCCGCGCGCGTGCGGCTGGAGGCCGAGGCTGAGGGCCTCGACAAGGTCATCACCGACTTCGGTGCCGAGTGGCGTTTCGCCGGCTGCTCGATGTGCCTGGGGATGAACCCCGACCAGCTCGCCCCCGGTGAGCGGTGCGCGTCCACCTCGAACCGCAACTTCGAGGGACGACAGGGCAAGGGCGGCCGGACGCACTTGGTGTCTCCGCTCGTGGCGGCCGCCACGGCGATCCGCGGCACCCTGTCCAGCCCGAGCGACCTGACGGAAGAGGCCTGA
- the leuD gene encoding 3-isopropylmalate dehydratase small subunit → MEKFTTHTGIAAPLKRSNVDTDQIIPAVFLKRVTKTGFEDALFHGWRQDPEFVLNQPVYQGASILVAGPDFGTGSSREHAVWALRDFGFKVVLSPRFADIFRGNSGKQGLLAATISEDDLERFWAEIERNPGAQMTVDLEARTASVGGIQADIGIDDYTRWRLLEGLDDIGLTLRNEDKIAQFEARRESWRPRTLPVQ, encoded by the coding sequence ATGGAGAAGTTCACGACCCACACGGGCATCGCGGCTCCGCTGAAGCGGTCGAACGTCGACACCGACCAGATCATCCCCGCGGTGTTCCTCAAGCGCGTCACCAAGACCGGCTTCGAGGACGCGCTGTTCCACGGATGGCGGCAGGACCCGGAGTTCGTGCTCAACCAGCCCGTGTACCAGGGCGCATCGATCCTCGTCGCCGGTCCCGACTTCGGTACCGGCTCGAGCCGGGAGCACGCCGTGTGGGCGCTGCGCGACTTCGGCTTCAAGGTCGTGCTCAGCCCGCGGTTCGCCGACATCTTCCGCGGCAACTCCGGTAAGCAGGGCCTGCTCGCCGCGACGATCTCGGAGGACGACCTCGAGCGGTTCTGGGCCGAGATCGAGCGGAATCCCGGGGCGCAGATGACCGTCGACCTCGAGGCGCGCACCGCGTCGGTCGGCGGCATCCAGGCCGACATCGGCATCGACGATTACACTAGATGGCGGCTCCTCGAAGGGCTCGACGACATCGGGCTCACGCTGCGCAACGAAGACAAGATCGCGCAGTTCGAGGCCCGTCGCGAGTCGTGGCGGCCGCGGACCCTCCCCGTTCAGTGA
- the murA gene encoding UDP-N-acetylglucosamine 1-carboxyvinyltransferase, producing MTTPVRDALPDDVPALTGDVLAIRGGRPLRGRVDVKGAKNLATKAMVASLLGETTSVLRDVPAISDVAVVRSLLEVHGVRVSEGDEPGSLVFDPSDVESAHFEEIDAHAGASRIPILFCGPLLHRLGQAFIPDLGGCRIGDRPIDFHLDALRKFGAIVEKLPSGIRLSTGGTRLHGANIHLPYPSVGATEQVLLTAVRAEGVTELRNAAIEPEIMDLIAVLQKMGAIISYEPNRVILIEGVEKLRGYDHRSIFDRNEAASWASAALATDGEIFVGGAKQQEMLTFLNVFRKAGGWFDIQEDGILFRRDGDIKPVVIETDVHPGFMTDWQQPLVVALTQAHGRSVVHETVYENRMGFTEALVKMGADIVVHPRGLQDGPRRVPRRDLEQAAVITGPTPLHGADIVVPDLRGGYSHVIAALTASGESKVSGVDILARGYEKFLAKLDALGADFDVLR from the coding sequence ATGACGACACCCGTGCGCGACGCTCTTCCCGACGACGTCCCTGCGCTCACCGGAGACGTCCTCGCCATCCGAGGAGGCCGACCGCTGCGTGGCCGGGTCGACGTCAAGGGCGCGAAGAACCTCGCCACCAAGGCGATGGTGGCTTCGCTCCTGGGAGAGACGACGAGCGTCCTGCGCGACGTGCCGGCGATCAGCGATGTGGCCGTGGTCCGCTCCCTTCTCGAGGTGCACGGTGTCCGGGTGTCGGAGGGCGATGAGCCGGGCTCGCTCGTGTTCGACCCGAGCGACGTGGAGTCGGCGCACTTCGAGGAGATCGACGCCCACGCGGGCGCGTCCCGCATCCCGATCCTGTTCTGCGGGCCCCTGCTGCACCGGCTGGGCCAGGCGTTCATCCCCGACCTCGGCGGCTGCCGCATCGGCGATCGCCCGATCGACTTCCACCTGGACGCGCTGCGCAAGTTCGGCGCGATCGTCGAGAAGCTGCCGAGCGGCATCCGCCTCTCGACCGGCGGCACCCGCCTGCACGGCGCCAACATCCACCTGCCGTACCCGAGCGTCGGGGCGACCGAGCAGGTACTGCTGACGGCGGTGCGCGCCGAGGGCGTCACGGAGCTGCGCAACGCCGCGATCGAGCCCGAGATCATGGACCTGATCGCCGTGCTGCAGAAGATGGGCGCGATCATCTCCTACGAGCCGAACCGGGTGATCCTCATCGAGGGCGTCGAGAAGCTCCGCGGCTACGACCACCGGTCGATCTTCGACCGCAACGAGGCGGCCTCGTGGGCGTCGGCCGCTCTGGCGACGGACGGCGAGATCTTCGTCGGCGGCGCCAAGCAGCAGGAGATGCTGACGTTCCTCAACGTGTTCCGCAAGGCGGGCGGCTGGTTCGACATCCAGGAGGACGGCATCCTGTTCCGGCGCGACGGCGACATCAAGCCGGTCGTGATCGAGACCGACGTGCACCCCGGCTTCATGACCGACTGGCAGCAGCCCCTCGTGGTCGCGCTGACCCAGGCGCACGGCCGCTCGGTCGTGCACGAGACCGTGTACGAGAACCGCATGGGCTTCACGGAGGCCCTCGTGAAGATGGGCGCCGACATCGTCGTGCACCCGCGCGGGCTGCAGGACGGCCCTCGCCGCGTGCCGCGCCGTGACCTGGAGCAGGCCGCCGTCATCACCGGCCCGACGCCGCTGCACGGCGCCGACATCGTCGTGCCCGACCTGCGCGGCGGATACAGCCACGTGATCGCGGCGCTCACGGCCTCCGGCGAGTCGAAGGTGTCGGGCGTCGACATCCTGGCCCGCGGGTACGAGAAGTTCCTCGCCAAGCTCGACGCGCTCGGCGCCGACTTCGACGTCCTCCGGTGA
- a CDS encoding lysophospholipid acyltransferase family protein: MASRSPEKTRPSLFWPLAAIVIPLVSLLAKIRVTGGEKLPRDGAFVLAPNHYSEFDPLIVAVAVWRIGRAPRFMAKESLFRVPVLGWVLRRTGMVPVARTSSATAAKQTMAQSAELVEHGRGVIVYPEGTLTRDPDLWPMRGKSGAVRLALADGIPLIPMAQWGTQEIMGRYQKGLSLWPLRKPVRVLVGDPIDVEDLRGRATEPAALTEATSRLMNAITALLEELREEKAPAERWNPASHGQKETGRLDS; encoded by the coding sequence ATGGCTTCCCGGTCGCCGGAGAAGACGCGTCCGAGTCTGTTCTGGCCGCTCGCGGCGATCGTCATCCCGCTCGTGTCGCTGCTCGCCAAGATCCGTGTCACCGGTGGTGAGAAGCTGCCGCGCGACGGCGCGTTCGTGCTCGCCCCGAACCACTACTCCGAGTTCGACCCGCTGATCGTCGCGGTCGCCGTGTGGCGCATCGGCCGAGCCCCGCGGTTCATGGCGAAGGAGAGCCTGTTCCGTGTCCCCGTGCTCGGATGGGTGCTGCGTCGCACGGGCATGGTGCCGGTCGCGCGGACGTCGTCGGCGACCGCGGCCAAGCAGACCATGGCGCAGTCGGCGGAGCTCGTCGAGCACGGCCGCGGCGTGATCGTGTACCCGGAGGGCACGCTCACGCGCGACCCGGATCTGTGGCCGATGCGCGGCAAGTCCGGCGCGGTCCGCCTCGCCCTCGCCGACGGGATCCCGCTGATCCCGATGGCGCAGTGGGGTACTCAGGAGATCATGGGTCGCTATCAGAAGGGCCTGAGCCTTTGGCCGCTGCGCAAGCCGGTCCGCGTGCTGGTGGGCGACCCGATCGACGTCGAGGATCTGCGCGGGCGTGCGACCGAGCCCGCCGCGCTGACCGAGGCGACGAGCCGCCTGATGAACGCGATCACGGCGCTGCTCGAGGAGTTGCGCGAGGAGAAGGCACCAGCGGAGCGGTGGAACCCCGCGAGCCACGGCCAGAAGGAGACCGGTCGACTTGACTCCTAA